In the Candidatus Baltobacteraceae bacterium genome, one interval contains:
- a CDS encoding choice-of-anchor Q domain-containing protein: MTVNGGTPQNFNTSACTGSPNLTCVLSVGANYGLDSFLILTWSGPNGTGTELNAAAVTLNVTASGPNTASAIAGNILTVNSNADTSGGSNSCAAGSATCTLREAVAEASTTAGVVTAIMFSGVTSITVGTPITISNQSIIVLGPGASASNTAGVGAPSASSNLTISGGNSTGMFIVDTGSLTIDGLTLANGYNASADEAGAAIENYGTLAIANMIFSGNNAGPGGEGGAVYDEGPGGTNDTVLASTFTNNTGEEGGAYYDDNGTTFSRCLFTNNVAFDNSYYGEGGAIYAYANISVDSSTFTSNSAGSTSIAADGYGGAISIESGSIAASITNSTFGGTSAASGNYAGGPGGYYEAYGGAIYDDSGYPTTLSANTFTNNKAVGYYVVGGAVALEYGTNASGDSYSNNVADASSSDDEADGGAIYTDDPTTLTNETFTSNSARSGYDEYAYGGAVAVNDTLTANNVTFTGNSGVGISGAYVYGGAVYADDLIGTNLTFENNSATSSGGLEGEALGGALYVDSDATLTTATFNNNSASAEYAYGGGAYLDGVLGLSGVTFTSNTATGGTATAYGEADGGGLYQDPPTLGTSQAARLMVKRGPHSQLIARLTARDARHAAHQSRHAAQVAAKPPAAPRTPSAPKSKMAAIRNVHHVKAILTKIAKTYVKGQRRSPQSGGITWANLTFTSNVASAGLSGDAYGGGMYFDDDATVTGTFNKNQALAIGSGATTYGGAVYCDYELTFTGSVTNNTSLTEGGGLYGDDDVVIENSTITGNSVSAVQNSYDGGGGVYNDSTLVLDMSTLNGNTVSGSVAGAGGGALFNYSTATITNSTFFENISAINGGGLENQSSLYVTNATIFGNTATAAGGSLDNSSSSYIQNSIFAGGTAASGAELNNTSSLTSNDYNLIQGTIAGSFTPGSHDKLGVSPEVSTSLANNGGTTLTLSDTSTSPGRGYIPYSGGCGAGGLTVDQRGFTRGTGSVCDIGAYEFSGTATTQSNARRR, from the coding sequence GTGACCGTCAACGGCGGAACACCGCAGAATTTCAACACGTCGGCGTGCACGGGCTCCCCGAATTTGACCTGCGTCCTTTCAGTCGGCGCGAACTACGGGCTAGACAGCTTCCTTATACTGACGTGGAGCGGTCCGAATGGAACCGGAACCGAGCTCAATGCAGCCGCAGTGACGCTCAACGTCACCGCGAGCGGCCCGAACACGGCAAGCGCGATCGCCGGAAACATCCTGACGGTCAACAGCAACGCCGACACGAGCGGCGGATCCAACAGTTGTGCGGCGGGTTCCGCGACGTGCACGCTGCGGGAAGCCGTTGCGGAAGCGAGCACGACGGCAGGCGTTGTGACCGCGATCATGTTCTCCGGCGTGACGTCGATTACGGTCGGCACTCCGATCACGATCAGCAATCAGAGCATCATCGTTCTCGGTCCGGGCGCTTCCGCCTCGAACACCGCGGGCGTCGGTGCGCCGTCAGCGTCGTCCAACTTGACAATCAGCGGCGGAAATTCGACGGGAATGTTCATTGTCGATACGGGCAGCCTGACGATCGACGGCTTGACGCTTGCCAACGGCTACAATGCTTCGGCGGACGAAGCCGGCGCCGCGATTGAAAATTATGGCACCTTGGCGATCGCCAACATGATTTTCTCCGGCAACAATGCCGGCCCGGGCGGCGAGGGCGGCGCCGTCTACGACGAGGGTCCGGGCGGAACGAACGATACGGTGCTCGCTTCGACCTTCACGAACAATACAGGCGAAGAAGGCGGCGCGTATTACGACGACAATGGCACGACCTTCAGCCGCTGCCTCTTTACGAACAATGTCGCGTTCGACAACAGTTACTATGGTGAGGGCGGGGCCATTTACGCCTACGCTAATATTAGCGTCGATAGCTCGACCTTCACCAGTAACAGTGCCGGGAGCACGTCGATAGCCGCCGATGGCTACGGCGGCGCGATTTCCATCGAAAGCGGTAGCATAGCGGCGTCGATAACGAACTCGACCTTCGGCGGCACGTCGGCAGCCTCCGGAAATTACGCGGGCGGCCCGGGCGGCTATTACGAGGCCTACGGCGGCGCAATCTACGACGACTCCGGCTATCCGACGACGCTAAGCGCTAACACGTTCACGAACAACAAGGCTGTCGGCTATTACGTTGTTGGCGGAGCAGTAGCTCTGGAGTACGGCACGAATGCGAGCGGTGACTCGTATTCAAACAACGTCGCCGACGCGTCGTCGAGTGACGACGAAGCTGACGGAGGCGCGATCTATACCGACGACCCGACGACGCTTACGAACGAGACGTTCACATCGAACTCGGCTCGCTCGGGCTACGACGAATACGCTTACGGCGGTGCGGTCGCCGTCAACGATACGCTTACCGCAAACAACGTCACGTTCACCGGCAACTCCGGCGTCGGAATCAGCGGCGCATACGTGTACGGCGGTGCGGTTTACGCCGATGATCTGATCGGCACCAACCTCACGTTTGAAAACAACTCGGCGACGTCGTCCGGGGGGCTTGAAGGAGAGGCCCTCGGAGGCGCACTCTACGTTGACTCCGATGCGACCCTAACGACGGCAACTTTCAACAATAACTCGGCAAGCGCAGAATACGCTTATGGAGGCGGCGCGTATCTGGACGGCGTTCTCGGCTTGAGCGGCGTGACGTTCACGTCGAATACGGCGACCGGCGGCACCGCAACCGCGTACGGCGAAGCCGATGGCGGCGGCCTCTATCAGGATCCTCCGACACTCGGCACGAGCCAGGCCGCACGATTGATGGTGAAGCGCGGGCCGCACTCGCAGCTCATCGCGCGACTGACGGCGCGCGATGCACGCCATGCCGCGCATCAGAGCCGCCATGCTGCGCAAGTGGCCGCCAAACCACCGGCTGCGCCCCGCACACCGAGCGCGCCGAAATCGAAGATGGCCGCGATTCGGAACGTACACCACGTCAAAGCGATCTTGACGAAAATCGCGAAGACGTACGTAAAAGGACAGCGGCGTTCCCCGCAGAGCGGCGGCATCACGTGGGCAAATCTCACCTTCACGAGCAACGTCGCGAGTGCCGGCCTTAGCGGCGATGCATACGGCGGCGGCATGTACTTCGACGACGACGCGACGGTCACGGGAACCTTCAATAAGAACCAGGCGCTCGCAATCGGGTCCGGCGCAACGACATACGGCGGCGCCGTCTATTGCGATTATGAGTTGACATTCACGGGGTCGGTCACGAACAACACGTCTCTCACGGAGGGCGGCGGTTTGTATGGAGATGACGATGTCGTAATCGAAAACAGCACGATCACCGGCAACAGCGTTTCCGCAGTACAAAATAGTTACGACGGTGGTGGCGGCGTGTACAACGATTCGACGCTTGTTCTCGATATGAGCACGCTGAACGGAAACACCGTTTCGGGAAGCGTCGCCGGGGCCGGCGGGGGTGCCCTGTTCAACTATTCCACCGCGACCATCACCAACTCGACGTTCTTTGAAAACATCTCGGCGATCAACGGCGGAGGACTCGAGAACCAATCGTCTCTGTACGTCACCAATGCGACGATTTTCGGGAATACCGCGACGGCGGCCGGTGGCAGTCTCGACAATTCCTCGAGTTCGTACATTCAGAATTCAATCTTCGCTGGTGGAACCGCGGCAAGCGGTGCGGAGCTGAACAACACCTCCTCGCTGACGTCCAATGACTACAACTTGATTCAAGGCACGATTGCCGGATCGTTCACGCCAGGCTCGCACGACAAGCTCGGCGTTAGTCCGGAGGTCTCTACGAGTCTCGCAAACAACGGCGGCACGACGCTAACGCTCTCGGATACGAGCACGAGTCCTGGTCGCGGCTACATTCCGTATAGCGGAGGCTGTGGCGCCGGCGGCCTAACCGTCGATCAACGCGGGTTCACGCGAGGGACGGGCAGCGTGTGCGACATCGGCGCGTACGAGTTCAGCGGCACGGCGACGACGCAAAGCAACGCGCGAAGGCGATAA